CTACAGTCCATTTCCAACTCTACCTCGCCATGCACTGTAGAATCCTTCACTAACTGGAACAAAGGATCCCGCGAGAACATCGAATCCCGTGGGGTATCAGAATCCTTGCAAAACTCCAACTCGTGTGTTGCCAGACCTCGCCACCCTTCATGGGCTTCGTATTAAAAAAGGGCCACAGATATTGGCCCAAATGTTATCCAAAACGTACCCCGAGTCTTAGACCAAAAATACCCACTGGGCTCAAACAGAACCATTACTGTTAACTGGTTCAACAACTCTCTTCCCTTTTTCTTCATATGCGAGCAATTCATCGAGCAAACTGAAGAAGAAGAGAAAACCTACAATTAGCAACTATAACATGACAACCGATACAAAAGCAGAAATTTATCAAATTAATCCTGTACTTACTTTTCCTCATTAGCAGAAACAGGTATTATTAACTCCTCTGGGCCAGATCGAGAACCAGAAACTGGGAGTTCTGACAATCCCTCAAAGAACCCATTATCTGGGTTTTCACTACAATAACAGATCAGAACCAACTTTAAAAACCGAACCTGAAATGAAGTACAAGTGAGCAGATAACAAAATGAAGAAACCCTTTGATGCCNNNNNNNNNNNNNNNNNNNNAAAAACCTGAAACTTTATCAAGCTTTGTGGGTTTTCACGGTGGGAGATTTCACGTTCTCCTCGAGTCAAAATACGTGGAATCAGGGTTCCATTTTCGACTGCCATCTTATACTGTGAGAAACTCAAACGACTACTACAATGGGCCTAGAACAAGCCAAGGGCTTTGAAACCCATACACCCATTTCCATGGGTTTGAGGGCCTTTTTTATCTTACGACATCGCCATGCCTAGGAGAATCAATAGTATGAAAAACCTGAAAAAGGAAATAGAAAAAAAACAAATTAGAGATTGTTACCCCCTCTCAACCAACTTAGCACTGTGCGACCCATCACTGTGATCGTCCATCTCAAGAATCACCTGAAAAAACAAAACAAAAATTAGCATCAAGAACTTGAAATTAAAATGTTACAAATAATTTGATCAAAGAGAAAAAAGAAAAACAAAAGAAAATGGTGAAATGGTTCTTGATTATGAAAAAAAATGGGTTCTTGATTAGCCCCAAAATTTTGAGGTGGGTATGGAAAACCGTAATGGTCTTACTCAAAAGAACAAGATCAACGTCTAGCTACAATCTTGAAATTAAGGTTTAATTGTTAGAAGCACATTCTTGAGAAAGAAGAAGAACACCTCGATACAACAATTACACAAACTAATAACATTATCAAGAAAAAGGAAATAAAATTAAGAATGGGGTTGAATCATATGAAATGAACTTGAAATTAGAGTAACCTTTATTTATTTTTTGATAGTAATTAGAGTAACCTTTGTGAACAATGGAGGCTATGAGTGAAATGAACCCTCTCTGTGTCACTAAATCTTCTGGAAGGCTTGGAGGTGATTTGAGAAAGGTAATCCTTGCAGGGGTTGAATATATGGACAGCTGGAGTTTAATGTTTCTCTCTTACAGCCGACTTAAGCCAAGTAGTGTAATCACTACTTAACTATGCTTAAAAGGATGGTAGGACTTAGGAGCGGTTAAATTTTATCTCCAACAAGATTTGGGGGACCCACCATATTTAGGGCTTGTGTAAGCACAAGTCTTTGTCTTTTGATACCTTTTACCGGAAAATCACTAAAATTCTTCTTAATTTGAATTGTCAACTAGAGTAGTGCGTATATAAATTCTTTAATTTTGTTAGAAGAAAAGAAAGATTACAATTAGTAATCATCGTAACGACATTGATAAAAAAATCATGGGCAACTTCTTGATCAGTTTTGGTAGAAATATTGTGCCCTACACTCAGCAATTGTGTACATGCACACAGCGGCGGACGCAAAGAGACATGTAAGTGGGGGCAAAAAAAATTGAGGAAGTAAGGAACCTCTAGAGACACGGCATTGTCTATCTCTTCTTCCTCTTCAATCTCCAATTTTTAGTCACAAATCAAGGTAAGCCATAGATTTTGAACCATTCAAGTGACAACAAGACACGGTTCTTAAATTTTTCCTTTGTTTGATTAATATGGGGTAGAAGATTCTTACACAATAAGTTTATATTTATGTGTCGATGTCATGACTAGGGACAAATTCGACTAAAACATTGGGCATACATAGAAGTTGTTAACCAAAAAAAGAAATTCCCACCCCCCCCCCCCCCCCCCCCCCCCCTCGTCCGCCACTACATGCACATCGAAGTTGGCTTCAACATGCTTAAGATTTATCTTTTCAAATTTGGACATAGGCTTTAAATGTTCTTGATAGGGGATCAAATTCTCTAAACGGAAGCACAAATTTGATTGATAGTGTTAAATGAGCTCTTTGCTCACTCTTTTCTGAATGTCAACGCACATAGTCAATTAAGTATGTGCATGTGTGAAATATACTAAAGATTTGTTTGTCACTTCATGTACATTATCTTATATCTTTACTCGTTTCTATCAATTACGTGTATGATTTGCAAAAGTTTGCTTAAATGATTAGCAAAAGTTTTCAAGCGAGTCCGCCACAACCAAGATGATTTGTAAAAGAAAAGGATTTCATCCCAGCTATTGAGTACTGTATCCGTTTGTTTTTTTTTGGCAATCTAATTCAAAGAAGCCAAGAATTACATAAACACGCATTCATAGATTCATTGGTGGTTCAGTGCTTGTTCATGAAAGCTGTCTGTGAAGCATAGGGGCTTGCAGTTTTTGTAATTATGACTTACAAGTAGCGAGACCAACGTTTGTATTATCAGGCATCTCAAGGCAACGAATTCGAATAGTTTACTTTCTGTTTCTGCTATATATGATCGATAAGGCAAGGTTAGGTTCTCAATATCTAAGGAAATCATATCATGATCAGAACAAATTAATGGCAAGTATTGTAGATCGAACTATCAACTTCTTATAGAGTCTGTAAGGCAAAGCACATGAAACTTTGCTACTAAAAATAAACAGCCGAATAGAAAAGCATTGGAAAATGTTTAACTAACAAGGAGTCAAATTAAACTGCATGACAGAACTTCAAGGCTTATTCAACTTTCCTGAAGTCTTGACGACACAATTGAGAAGCTCTCTGAAGGTAGGATTATATCAAACTGCTTCAAGACCTTGATCTGGGGCACCTTTGGTTTGTTGATTCTAGGAACCGGCGTAGGCCACCATGGAAGAACATATGGATGAATAGTTGTATGAGGTCGATGAAATCGAAACCTCTCTTCATTAATAATATTCTCACTGAAATCAAACTGAATGTTTGTAGGGGGATCAAATGGACTCTTCTCTAACGTCTTTTTGACAAGATTGCACATGACAATATGTTTAGGAAATTTCAGATGCACGATATCCTCATTGCTTGGGTGGAAACCTAGCACGTCCAATATGCCTAGTTTTTCTTCACTGATCTTTGGATCTCTGGAAACCATGTCCAACATAGAAACACTGTCAAACACCAAACACCATTCCAAGTTGCCTGAGCTTTCTTTCAGTTCCCAAATACAAATAGTGTCCCTTATGCGAATTGGGTACATCCTCAAACGCCCTCGGCACACATTTAGATGGAAGCACATTCCCGGCGTCTTAGTGAAGCGACATAATTTGTTGTCGATAATAACACGAGAAGTGAAACCGCTAGTACTAATATTGAAAGGATCCAACTCAAGAGTAAAATCACCATCATTGTACCAATATAACTTGCCTTTGCATGCAACTCCAGGCCGCCAAGCAACGAACCAACCAAACTTTCCTACCCCAGTCAGATCAGGCAACTGATACTCTCTCCATTCACCTGTCTCAGACGAGAAGATCTCCACAAAGAAACCCAGTTCTGGTTGCTGTGTTGTATTAAATAAATCCAGTTCTGGTTGCTGTGTTGTATTCGGGAGTATTCGCACAACCCTACACCTATAGCCAGCATTAAGCTTCATGGTACTACTTTGCTCTTCTCTTCCATGATCATAATAGGGTTCACAAATGAACCCTACTGGTACTTTCGACTCGATAACATTAGGGACAGGAGGGAGAGCAATCCATTGCTTAGTGAGTGGATTACATATGTAGTAATAGAATTGATAGGACTCGGTTGCGCAGCACAATACCAAGTCCTCAAAAGTTGCTTCCACAATAGGAGATTCAAAACAAGGGAGGAAACTCAATGACAAAGTGCTTGGAAGATGATTGGAAGAAGACGAGGTAAGGGGTATGATTTGGTTATCCTTACGAGGGAGCATAACATAACTAGTAGTCGGAGAGGCTTCTTGCATTCGATGTTGGCATAAAAATCGACTGATAAAATATGAATCAGAGATGAGAGTGAGCCATCGCCTAGACACGCACTTGCATTGAACAACAAGCTTAACGTTGTAAAGAAGTCGACAGAGGATTTCGACCAGCACCAAGTCTGGGAGATCATCAATTGTGGTAGTTTTCAACAATGGTGGTGGATTGGTTACATATTCTGATGATGATCTCTTAGACTTTTTAAAGATAGGTTGATGTAGACTAGTAGTACCTCTTTTTTGCCTTCTTGTTGTGGCGTCGTTGCCACCAATCGACAAGGCGCCGGCGACGGAAACTTTCTGATAAGACATCACGGCGGAAACAACTATGAAAACTCTTTTCTTTTGGCAAAGAAAGCTATGAACTATTTTCTTTCGGCAAAGAACTGAACTATTTATAGAGCATGTAATGCTTCCTTGTGATGATGGGAAAATCGTAAAAGCTCACATTGGCTTGTACCTTTGGTCCAATTAATTTGTATCCTCTTGAGTCTTGACGAATCAAATTTGGGGAGAAATATGGTTGTCATGAGGTTCGGCCGCACACGATACTATCCTGATGCCCCATCGAATCCTGGCACGTGGCAAGACTGACCCAATAAAACAGCGAGTAACGTCAAAGAAAAATGTGGAGCGAAGTACCTGATTTCTACCTCTAAAGATGAGCCTTTTGTTTCTTTTTCTTTTTAGAACCAAAACACAACAGTCCCGCTGTTCTGTTTGCTTCTAAGTCCCGCCATGGAAGCCACCCTTCTCAGCTCCCAACGCTTCCACCCCCAACTCTTCCCCGCCAAACTTCGAGGTCAGTTCTTCCTCTAATTTTTGATAATCTAATCACAGAAATAGTAAGAAAAAAAAAAATCTGATTATTATTAGGTTTCATTATTCTCGTACTTCGAGGTCAGTTCTTCTTCTATAATCGCTTTATTGTTCATTTTGGATTGAGCGAATGCGCCCTATCTTCATATGAGATTCGCTTCTTTTCTGATATAGTTCAATTTCACTTTTCAGGTTCAGATACTCAAATTTATCGTCTTCCCCTGGTTAGAGCCAAAACCAGCTGCCTCTCCCTTAAGACCAATCCTAACCAATTATGCAGGACAAATTCAATTTTTCTAAACAGGCCTTTTGTCTCCAAACTAAGCACAAGAGTGTCTGCTAAGTTTTCGGACCAATTCCGAAGTGATTATACAGATGTTGAGGCCACACCTGTTGAATCCTTAAATGTTGACGTTGCTCCTCCGGGGCCGAAGGAGAGGACAGATGTTGTTAGAGTGGATGAGAGTGAGGATTCCCGTGGCGTGGAGGCGAAACCTGTAATGTTTAGGAACCGGTATTTGGATTTAGTGAGGATAGGTTCGGTGATTAATAATGCTGCTGAGTCGTTTTTCAAGAGTGAGATTAGGAGGAGGTTGTGTGTGACCGCAGTATTGATTGTGATTAGTCGTGTTGGTTATTTTATTCCGCTGCCGGGGTTTGATAGAAGGTTGATACCTCAGGACTATCTTAGCTTTGTCTCGGGATCAGTTGGTGAGTAGTTGGTCTTTCATTCTGATATCTTATGTTCATACATGTTGATTAGTTCTTATGCGGAGTCATTCCTTTGTTCGTTTTAAGTCTGATATGGGGCCACCCGTGTTGTTTCTTGCAGATGAGCTCGGGGATTTTACAGCAGAGCTTAAAATGTCCTTGTTCCAGCTTGGAATCAGTCCTCAAATTATAGCATCGATTATTATGCAGGTTTACTGCTTGTCTTCAGCTAGTTAAGTTTAATTTCTGTTAACTAAGCCAATATTTGTTACAGCTTCCCTGTGGATTATTTGCAACCAACAAAAGTAAATGATTATTTGTGTCGGTTTCAATCTTTGATATTGGGAGTAATACCATATATAATGTGTTTCGCTATTCTGTTGTGACTTTGATCTCGTCAGCCAAAAATTAAGTAGTTTTCCCTCATTTTCTCTTGCAATTATTTACTGTTGTTAGATATCTTGGATTGATAGATGCTTGTTTTGCAGTGTTCTGTGATGACTTCAGTTAATTTTAGTCAAACTATTGATATGTACAAAGGTATTAAATACTATTTAGATATTGAAACTACAAAACTTCATTTACAGGTACTCTCTTATGTCATCCCCTCCCTAGCGAAGTTGCGGAAAGAAGGCTTAGATGGTCAAGAGAAGATTAAGAGTTATATGTGTGTCTAGTTTTTATCTCAAGCAGTGAGCCAAGTTCTATTTTACATGATTTTACAATTAATTACTTTGGATCAGTATTTAAAGCAAGATTTTGAACCTGCGAGTGTTGTTTCTGTCTATTCAAGATGGTGGATGTCTCTTGGCTTTGCAATTGTGGAGGCTGTGATACTGGCTTGTTATTCACTTCCCTATTCAATCTATGTAGCTAGCCACAGGTAATGGAGCAAATACATCTTCATCATTTAGTTTTAGTTTCAAATGTACTATGGGATTTTTAGTCATTGTTCAATTACATTTTTTTTTTTTTTTTATATATCTGTAGCTTCCTATGCTATCCATTCCACCGAGTACTTAACAAGGATCATTTTACTTTTTACTTTTTTAGTTGCACAGCCTTGTTGCTTTTACTTAGCAAGGATCAATTATGAGATCTCTTGTTTCTGCTAAGTAGCTGCTAGGTTGTATTTGTTACCTTGCTAGTCTTGCCAAGGTCTTATCTATTGACGATGTCTGCTTTAATATACTTCTGGGATCTTGCAGGGTCAAGCATGTTATGCTGACAAGTATGTTATTAGTCTGCGGTGCGATGACAATTACGTGGATCTGTGATACCATCACAGAATCTGGATTTGGTATGATACTTGACATTCTAGTTACTTGGTGGCAATAACATAGTGTTGCTCATATTTTCCAAATAAATACAACTGATGTATAATGAAGCCGCATTTTGAGTTGTCATATCCTGTCTTAAAAGAAATAAGAAAATTTATTCATTCTTTATCTTATTGTACATGGGGTTATATTTGCTATATTCTCTAACTGTTAATGCTCATTTCAGGCCAAGGTTCATCTCTTATAATATGTGTGCAAATATTGATCGGCTACACAGAGACATTATACAATATGTTGACCCAGCTCTCAGGTATTTATCCGGAAAATCATTAATCTATCATATATTAGGTGCTATTCTATAATTCTTTTCTATCATTAATATCTGTCAGATTACTCAGATATCATTTGATTTCAAGGATGATGTAAGCTTACCGATTCTATGTTTTTTTATGTACTATTGTAGGAAGTTCTGTTAGTTGGTGGCCGTACTTATTTGGACTATTGGGCGTTTTCACAATAGTCACTATGTGGGCTGTTGTAGTAACTGAAGGTTGTAGGAAGATAAAGCTTCAGTACTATGGTTTTAAGCTTGCTTCTGCTGCAAGGTAATGTATTTTACACTATTTTGATATCTGATGATCATTTCTAGTGATGGAAAGTAGGCAACGGATAGGTTTTCTCTAGCACGGAGCTTCTTATTTCTCCCTGTCATTCTCTATTATTAGTTTTGATGATGGTTGTTAATATACTAGTACTCGAAGTTCATAAACCAATCTTAATGTGAACTTGCAATCTAGTAGAAGCCATTTGCATCATACGTCATAGCCTCCATAATACCATTATAAAAGCCCATTTTTGTAATCCTTTTCGCTGACACTATCTTCTGCTTATTTGTGTTTTGGACAGGGATGACTCACCTATTACTGAAGTGGAGCCCTATATCCCTTTAACTATTAATCCAGCAGGAATGCAGCCTGTTCTCACCACTACTTATCTCTTGGCATTTCCCAGCATTCTAGCAAGGTGATT
The window above is part of the Fragaria vesca subsp. vesca linkage group LG2, FraVesHawaii_1.0, whole genome shotgun sequence genome. Proteins encoded here:
- the LOC101292271 gene encoding preprotein translocase subunit SCY2, chloroplastic-like, whose protein sequence is MEATLLSSQRFHPQLFPAKLRGSDTQIYRLPLVRAKTSCLSLKTNPNQLCRTNSIFLNRPFVSKLSTRVSAKFSDQFRSDYTDVEATPVESLNVDVAPPGPKERTDVVRVDESEDSRGVEAKPVMFRNRYLDLVRIGSVINNAAESFFKSEIRRRLCVTAVLIVISRVGYFIPLPGFDRRLIPQDYLSFVSGSVDELGDFTAELKMSLFQLGISPQIIASIIMQVLSYVIPSLAKLRKEGLDGQEKIKSYIWWMSLGFAIVEAVILACYSLPYSIYVASHRVKHVMLTSMLLVCGAMTITWICDTITESGFGQGSSLIICVQILIGYTETLYNMLTQLSGSSVSWWPYLFGLLGVFTIVTMWAVVVTEGCRKIKLQYYGFKLASAARDDSPITEVEPYIPLTINPAGMQPVLTTTYLLAFPSILASLLGSSFWLHVKEILNPDTSIGAAPWVYYSIYAFFVFLFNILDIANLPKEIADYLNKMGARIPNIKPGKATIEYLTKVQASTRFWGGVLLSILATSSSILDHYLRNINAGFSIGLTSVLIIVGSIIELRRSYQAYNVMPSLSKALSRYGV